GATACTTACCCTTTTATTTAGATGACGGAACAACGAAAGCAGAGACAACGTCAAGGATTGTTAAACTCCGCTTCCGCATTACTTCACAACATACCTGCATAAGAAAAACTTCGATGCAAAAATCCAGGCGAATCTAATGAATCTCTCGTTGCGAACTGATGGAAATTCAACggtttttcgttccttttcattcattaaaaTGCTgttaagaagagaaaaaggtgaTCATGACCAATCAATTTCGTGCCGTGTCAAAGACACTTTAAACAAAAAGATAATTATCAAGGTTGTCGATGAAGTATACCTAGAATCTCGACGTTAGACGTCGCAAATTATCCGTACTGtaattgatatacatatgtataagtagGTAAATAGGTTAGGAGAGTACATCATTATAAAatagcatatatgtataaataaacatgtatatacctatataattggTTGTATGATAACATAATGAACAGGAGTGAGAAGAATGCTAAAACACACAAAATTGTAGGTAAGTAGTTAGGTTCATATAATATGGGTATACTCTATAAAACATAGAAAAGTTATGTTTTGTTAAGATCTCATTCTACACATTTCATACAAGATAACTTAGGGTATTATATTATGTGATGTTATTCTGCCAGTCATATTTGAGCGATCTGTTGAAAATATATCTTATCAGTAATAAagaattttgtaaaatgattACTCAGATCCAAGTACATAAAATGCATTCTAAGTTGGTCCCCAGGGATTGATTGAGTGTTGAATTGGGgcgttcaaaattcaaatttcgatatCCTCTTCGCAGGCGGGTAATACAACACTGGCTAACGCTATAGGTTTCACTCTGCCTATTCTGCATAACATTATCTTGATTTTACCAGAAATCATACTCCAAGGACTCGCGTTGATCACCAAGGGTATGGGAACAGAGCTCGGTAGTAGTGGCAATCTAATAACTCTTGGTTTCACATCGGAGTTTTCACCACTGCATGCTATAAAAAATCCTGTGTCGGATAGACCGTCAGATATATTAATGACGGAAATTTTAATCATGTAGTTTGGACCAAGCCCAAGTACGCTGGCATCAATTATGACTGGACAATGACCAAAATCCTGATTATTTGTGAGCTTGTTAGCAGCTTCTTTAGCGGTGTGTACTTTCAGTCGAGTCAACCCTTGGtgaaatatatcgtgtattttaACAGCCTCTGCTCTTTCCCTGATCGTTTGCTCGACAAATAATCTCGTTTTCTTTGGTATTGCAAAATGAGCTCCAACATTGGATGGTAAAACTGGTGTGGTATGAGTGGTAAAATCTGCGGTACGcttcaatatttttacattcaaACCTCCTCCAACGGTTATCATCGACATTGCACGTTCTTCTTGCCCCAGTCGACCATACTGAAAATCGATACGTTATTCGTTAACGATATAAACAGTGTATTTGTGGGCCAATTTAGGAGCCAGTATTCACCTTTAATGCAGAAACTGCCTCCATTGTGTTTATGCTATCGACATGATGTTTTCCATCATAAATACGAACTCCGTAGCCAGCAACGCTTACTGCAAGAAGTGAAAATCTTCTTTGGGATATAGGTAGTCCTACCAAGTCAAGAGGTATGTTTGGTAACTCGAGGTTCCATAAGCAAGCGCCCTGATCAGGAAAAGATAAAGTTCAAAACGACTTTCCGAtctattttaaattaattaccTTCTTTGAAAAGCCCCAGAGACTTCCATCCATTACGGCAACGGCTGCCCCATCATTTGGCAATCTTGAGAGAGAAACTGCGGGAGCGGGAAATTGATGCCATAACTTTGAACCAGAGCCTCGTTCGGCAGATCCTAGTTCTCCGTTTCTTCCAATAACAACTACTCTACCACCTCCGGACCACAGTCCTACACCTATGATTGCAACTGGCGCCCAACCCAATAGAAGTCTGTCGATAACTGTAAATGCTCTGGGATGTAAAATATTAGCACAATAATTCATAAACTGCTGTTCTGTAGATTTAAAttggttaaaattttttatcaaataccTGGTATCCAGGACTAATATTTGTCCGTGCTCTGTGCCAATCAAAAGGCAACTGCTCGCGGGATCATTCAAAGAGTCTTTACGAATTATTCCAATCGTGGTTGCAACCCCAGGACGGGATAGAGGCACTCTGCGATATTGTTCGATGAAATTTGGCCTTAGACTTATCTCCATTGACAACAGCTTGAGAGTCCTAGGTGTTATTAGCGACCCACCAAGTTCTTTCTGAAGCAATTCTAATTCGTCAGTCAGCATAAGTACATTTGGATCATCTTCAAGTCCTGCCCTGTGCCAAATCTAATCATGAGCTCAAAAGAAAAGGTCAGTCTATAAACCAGAGAACTTGGCAAGATGATTCCtacttctctttctctcggaTGAGGCTCGATTGGAGGCAGGCAGTATTTGAAATATGGTCTCATATttttgtatatgtacacactaGATCCCGCTGCTACCGCTAATGCCGCAGATTCGAGTTCTCGATTTTCAGAATAGAAGCCGACAACACCAGATGGGCAGTCTCCCAGATGATGTTCGGTGATAGGATCTCCACCTTTGTAAACTCGGATCTGATTTGTTAAAGAATTCAGTAGTTTGTATATAAACACATTTTGGATCTATAAAAGTAATCAACATTGTGCATTGTAGAAATTCCTATACTTTTGACGAGTTCATTGTTGCTGTTCCCAGATCTGCGCAAACCAATCTTGGGTCTTCTTCTCCGGATACATCGAGTACTTCCAGACCGCCAGGCAAAACATACAACCGAGCTCCAGGTTCCCACACTGCTTCGAGCCATCGACTACCTCTTAGTTCTGCTGCAATCGCTGGTTTATCTTTACTAGAATTTACATTCGAAACTTTAACTGGCGAAAAGAATAGAATCGAATgatgattataaattatttgaatgatCATATCTATAcatcaaatttgaatatctcTTTGTGGTAGAAGTATGAAATGCAACCTACTTGAAAGTGGTCATGACTTCTTAAAGAATGTTTAAGCTGACCCAACTGAGTTTTGAGAGTTCATtgcagtgttttttttttcttcagaacaAGGTAGATCGAATGCTAACACATTTATGAAACAACGAATGTCCAACGAATGTTTTGATTTTCGTAGCTATGGAAATATAGTCAAAGATTTGACCAATcatcaagaaattttctcggACAAACCGTGGGTGGACTCTGGTGGCGTCCATAGCAGACATGCGATTTACCTCTATATACTTGGCAGACGAATGCgtgtaatttgaaaacgaatgtGCCCAATTATTTGGAGATCATTCGgacgaatttggaaaatcattTTCGTAATTTGGAAAACGACAGATGATTAATAACTGAGAGAAATTGATGAGGTGTTTAGTTGACAGATATATtcagtaatttgaattttttttgcaccgaACTACTCAGAGTCAGCCCAATGCACGTGGCCACTAGGAGGGTCAACATCAAACACACTTGGTGTACGGGTAAAAGCTTTGGAATCCGTTGGTAGTGACGTCAACGGTAGTGGAGGCTACTAACGGCGGATGATACCATGATGATACCGTTCGCAGAATCCATGACTATTCATACGTCCATAGTAAAATCAGCTAGAGTTACCCGTCTACAGAATGTCTGTACTtgtaattaattcatttcCTGAACTTTGCCCGCTTTGCCCAgcttacatgtacgtacgtacgtacatacgtatgtatatcagtGGCCCAGCCCCTTCTAACTCAATGATCACTTCGCTAAGTCATTCAAAGAGTTAACATCTTCGACTCTCATTGAAGTCCTGAAGATGCCAGAAGAATTACGTTTCGATGGTCGTGTGGTGATTGTCACCGGTGCTGGAGCAGGTAAACAAATTCATCTGTTGAGTTTACAGGTTAGAACTGTCTCTCCGTCTATATTTGTGTATATGTAAATAAACATCAGCTGCaccgaaaatattgtattcTGCTAAAAATTTGTCAGGTACGGCCGGTTAGGTTGATTGTGAATCTCTTCGCGGCCAAGTGCGCGTTTGGACAACTTTTTCGTGTAGCTGTGCCGCCTACGAAAAGTTGCCCAAGCGAGCTTGGCCGCAAAGCGATTCACAATCAACCTAACCGGGCGTACGCATCCGTATTCTTTTTGTCGTcatcatttttccttctcagTTTGGTTTCGAGGAGATGACACTTCCTTTGAATTTGATGATAActgatattaaatattattaggCCTGGGAAGAGCGTACGCTCTTCTCTTTGGTTCCAGAGGTGCCAATGTCGTAGTAAACGACCTGGGTGGTGGCCGTCACGGAGATGGAAGTAGCTCCAAGGTTGCTGATTCTGTCGTCCATGAGATCCGGCAGAATGGTTAGAACCAGTATTCCCATATCGTTATTTTCGTACAATTTCGATTTGTGTTACACAATCTtcttatcttcatttttatcagctTCTTGTCAGTGACCGAAGTTGTTGGATTCAAATTAGATTACCCAGTTATTCATGCAAAGGTATTCACTTGACGGCTTGATTTGTTCCAGGAGGCAAAGCTGTTGCCAATTATGATTCTGTCACCGATGGTGAGAAAATTGTAGCTACGGCTATTAGGGCATTTGGACGAATTGACGTTATAGTGAACAATGCCGGTATACTGCGTGACAAATCTTTTGCTAAATTAACAGACCAAGACTGGGGTACGCTGAAGATTAATAAAATGTTTTGTTAGTTGTATTATTTGTCACTATCCGGAAGAGAGttatatttcaaatatatttgtaGACTTGATTCATAACGTCCACGTTAAGGGTGTCTTCAAAACTACGCAAGCTGCGTGGCCGTAtttcaaaaagcaaaaatatgGTCGCATTATTGTAACATCCAGTAATAGCGGACTGTATGGAAATTTTGGACAGGCCAACTACAGTGCTGCCAAAATGAGCCTGGTTGGATTGGCTAATACCTTAGCTATCGAGGGAAAAAGTTCTAATATTTACACTAATATAATCGTCCCAACTGCAGCTTCGAGATTGACCGAGGACATTCTTCCACCAGGTTTACAGTTATCTAATTGTCAGATTGTTCGATGGCTGATCCctctattttcgttttatcgatttcatggatcattttttcagattttttcaatGAGCTAAAACCAGAGTTAGTTGCCCCGGTGGTTGTATGGCTGTGTCATGAAGACTCTACTGAGAATGGTTCCATCATTGAGTCTGCCATGGGCTGGGCTGGGAAATGTAGGTTACAATTGGTGCTCACTAAATTGTCAAAAGTGTTTGAATTTCTACTCTCTTTTGCAGGTCATTTAGTACGATCCCTTGGGAGTAATTTAAGAACGAAAATAACCGATGTTGTTACCCCAGAAGATGCTAGAAATAATTGGGACGATGTTACAGACATGAGCAAAGCCAAGCGTTGTGAATCTATTCAGGTAATATACTCTGTCTGTtgtattcgaaattttgtaaatGACGACCATATTCATaaagaaattttgttttccgttCAGGAAGCATCCTTGGAACTGATGACGGTATTGAAAGTATTAGAAAATCCTTCACAGGATCAAACTGTGAGTAACCATATTCATTATTGATAATCGATCTTATTTTTAAACGGACAAGTAAGAAAGGAAAAGACTCTggatttatcattttcttaGTCAGTGTAATATGCCTTTTTTTCAGCATGAAGCAGTGGCCAGATACTCCTACACCAGTCGCGACACTATCATCTATGCTTTAGGAAGTATGGcaca
The sequence above is a segment of the Athalia rosae chromosome 5, iyAthRosa1.1, whole genome shotgun sequence genome. Coding sequences within it:
- the LOC105685679 gene encoding Bardet-Biedl syndrome 1 protein homolog isoform X2, encoding MTTFNKDKPAIAAELRGSRWLEAVWEPGARLYVLPGGLEVLDVSGEEDPRLVCADLGTATMNSSKIRVYKGGDPITEHHLGDCPSGVVGFYSENRELESAALAVAAGSSVYIYKNMRPYFKYCLPPIEPHPREREIWHRAGLEDDPNVLMLTDELELLQKELGGSLITPRTLKLLSMEISLRPNFIEQYRRVPLSRPGVATTIGIIRKDSLNDPASSCLLIGTEHGQILVLDTRAFTVIDRLLLGWAPVAIIGVGLWSGGGRVVVIGRNGELGSAERGSGSKLWHQFPAPAVSLSRLPNDGAAVAVMDGSLWGFSKKGACLWNLELPNIPLDLVGLPISQRRFSLLAVSVAGYGVRIYDGKHHVDSINTMEAVSALKYGRLGQEERAMSMITVGGGLNVKILKRTADFTTHTTPVLPSNVGAHFAIPKKTRLFVEQTIRERAEAVKIHDIFHQGLTRLKVHTAKEAANKLTNNQDFGHCPVIIDASVLGLGPNYMIKISVINISDGLSDTGFFIACSGENSDVKPRVIRLPLLPSSVPIPLVINASPWSMISGKIKIMLCRIGRVKPIALASVVLPACEEDIEI
- the LOC105685679 gene encoding Bardet-Biedl syndrome 1 protein homolog isoform X3, whose translation is MNSSKIRVYKGGDPITEHHLGDCPSGVVGFYSENRELESAALAVAAGSSVYIYKNMRPYFKYCLPPIEPHPREREIWHRAGLEDDPNVLMLTDELELLQKELGGSLITPRTLKLLSMEISLRPNFIEQYRRVPLSRPGVATTIGIIRKDSLNDPASSCLLIGTEHGQILVLDTRYLIKNFNQFKSTEQQFMNYCANILHPRAFTVIDRLLLGWAPVAIIGVGLWSGGGRVVVIGRNGELGSAERGSGSKLWHQFPAPAVSLSRLPNDGAAVAVMDGSLWGFSKKGACLWNLELPNIPLDLVGLPISQRRFSLLAVSVAGYGVRIYDGKHHVDSINTMEAVSALKYGRLGQEERAMSMITVGGGLNVKILKRTADFTTHTTPVLPSNVGAHFAIPKKTRLFVEQTIRERAEAVKIHDIFHQGLTRLKVHTAKEAANKLTNNQDFGHCPVIIDASVLGLGPNYMIKISVINISDGLSDTGFFIACSGENSDVKPRVIRLPLLPSSVPIPLVINASPWSMISGKIKIMLCRIGRVKPIALASVVLPACEEDIEI
- the LOC105685679 gene encoding Bardet-Biedl syndrome 1 protein homolog isoform X1, which encodes MTTFNKDKPAIAAELRGSRWLEAVWEPGARLYVLPGGLEVLDVSGEEDPRLVCADLGTATMNSSKIRVYKGGDPITEHHLGDCPSGVVGFYSENRELESAALAVAAGSSVYIYKNMRPYFKYCLPPIEPHPREREIWHRAGLEDDPNVLMLTDELELLQKELGGSLITPRTLKLLSMEISLRPNFIEQYRRVPLSRPGVATTIGIIRKDSLNDPASSCLLIGTEHGQILVLDTRYLIKNFNQFKSTEQQFMNYCANILHPRAFTVIDRLLLGWAPVAIIGVGLWSGGGRVVVIGRNGELGSAERGSGSKLWHQFPAPAVSLSRLPNDGAAVAVMDGSLWGFSKKGACLWNLELPNIPLDLVGLPISQRRFSLLAVSVAGYGVRIYDGKHHVDSINTMEAVSALKYGRLGQEERAMSMITVGGGLNVKILKRTADFTTHTTPVLPSNVGAHFAIPKKTRLFVEQTIRERAEAVKIHDIFHQGLTRLKVHTAKEAANKLTNNQDFGHCPVIIDASVLGLGPNYMIKISVINISDGLSDTGFFIACSGENSDVKPRVIRLPLLPSSVPIPLVINASPWSMISGKIKIMLCRIGRVKPIALASVVLPACEEDIEI